Proteins from a single region of Pseudochaenichthys georgianus unplaced genomic scaffold, fPseGeo1.2 scaffold_615_arrow_ctg1, whole genome shotgun sequence:
- the LOC117443449 gene encoding E3 ubiquitin-protein ligase TRIM39-like → MSEDMSAASCLLTEDQFLCSICLDVFTDPVSTPCGHNFCKACISEHWDVDVQCQCPNCKEVFDRRPELRVNTFISEMAAQFRQSAQQKASSSSSEQHVVKPVEVPCDVCTGTRLKALKSCLVCLESYCETHLEPHLTRAGLKKHQLIDPVENLEDRMCVKHDKQLELFCKTDQVCVCMLCTVSEHKTHDVVPLKEGYEGKKAELGKTDAKIQQMIQKRRLKIQEMNRSVELSKEGADREIADGVQVFTALKESVERSQAELMDTIKEKQRETEEQAEGFIKELEQEVSELKKRSSEVEQLSRSEDQLHFLQSFTSLSAAPPTKNWTEVRVRPPSYERTVRRALIKVQETLSQLFGEVELKRVQQYEVELTLDPDTAHPELILSADGKQVKFSGRTNVQDNPERFDASPSVLAKQSFSSGRFYYEVQVKGKTDWTLGVARESINRKGKITLTPGNGFWTICLSDANKFYACADPEIRLSLKSQPQKVGVFVDYEEGLVSFHDVRSAALIYSFTGCCFKEKLYPCFSTRRNVLFRFGCILGNIKVDPLIITPVDHRVK, encoded by the exons atg AGTGAAGACATGTCTGCTGCCAGCTGTCTGCTGACTGAAGATCAGTTTCTGTGCTCCATCTGTCTGGATGTGTTCACTGATCCAGTCAGCACACCATGTGGACACAACTTCTGTAAAGCCTGCATCTCTGAACACTGGGATGTTGATGTCCAGTGTCAGTGTCCTAACTGTAAAGAGGTTTTCGACAGAAGACCTGAACTACGCGTCAACACGTTCATCTCTGAGATGGCTGCTCAGTTCAGACAGTCAGCTCAACAgaaagccagcagcagcagctcagagcAACACGTTGTTAAACCAGTGGAAGTTCCCTGTGACgtctgcactggaaccagactgaAGGCCCTGAAGTCCTGCCTGGTGTGTCTGGAGTCCTACTGTGAGACTCACCTGGAGCCTCACCTGACAAGAGCAGGCCTGAAGAAACATCAGCTGATCGACCCTGTGGAGAACCTGGAAGACAGGATGTGTGTGAAGCACGATAAACAGCTGGAGCTGTTCTGTAAGACTGACcaggtgtgtgtctgcatgctcTGCACTGTTTCAGAGCACAAGACACATGACGTCGTTCCTCTGAAAGAAGGATATGAAGGAAAGAAGGCTGAGCTGGGGAAGACAGACGCTAAAATTcagcagatgatccagaagagacgACTGAAGATCCAGGAGATGAATCGCTCAGTGGAGCTCAGTAAGGAAGGAGCAGACAGAGAGATAGCAGATGGTGTTCAGGTCTTCACCGCTCTGAAGGAGTCTGTTGAGAGAAGCCAGGCCGAGCTCATGGACACCATCAaagagaagcagagagagacagaggaacAGGCTGAAGGCTTCATCAAAGAGCTGGAACAGGAAGTCTCTGAGCTGAAGAAGAGAAGCTCTGAGGTGGAGCAGCTCTCACGCTCTGAAGACCAGCTCCACTTCCTCCAAAGCTTCACGTCCCTGAGCGCTGCTCCCCCCACCAAGAACTGGACAGAAGTCAGGGTCCGTCCACCTTCATATGAGAGGACTGTGAGGAGAGCATTGATTAAAGTGCAGGAGACACTCAGTCAGCTGTTTGGTGAGGTGGAGCTGAAGAGGGTCCAGCAGTACGAGGTGGAGCTGACTCTTGATCCTGATACAGCACATCCCGAACTCATCCTGTCTGCTGATGGAAAACAAGTTAAATTTAGTGGGAGGACCAATGTCCAAGACAATCCAGAGAGATTTGATGCTTCTCCCTCTGTCTTAGCAAAGCAGAGTTTCTCTTCAGGCAGATTTTATTACGAGGTTCAGGTTAAAGGGAAGACTGACTGGACTCTAGGAGTGGCCAGAGAGTCGATCAACAGGAAGGGAAAGATCACACTGACCCCTGGGAATGGTTTCTGGACCATATGTTTGAGCGATGCCAACAAGTTCTACGCTTGCGCTGACCCTGAAATCCGTCTCTCTCTGAAGTCTCAGCCTCAGAAGGTGGGGGTGTTTGTGGATTATGAGGAGGGTCTGGTCTCCTTTCATGATGTTCGTTCTGCAGCTCTGATCTACTCCTTCACTGGCTGCTGCTTCAAAGAGAAACTCTACCCATGCTTCAGTACTAGGAGAAATGTCTTATTCCGGTTTGGGTGCATCTTAGGGAATATAAAGGTTGACCCTCTGATCATCACTCCTGTCGAtcacagagtaaaataa